From one Triticum aestivum cultivar Chinese Spring chromosome 4B, IWGSC CS RefSeq v2.1, whole genome shotgun sequence genomic stretch:
- the LOC123093514 gene encoding putative late blight resistance protein homolog R1C-3 isoform X2 translates to MDHQSVITPWDLECMLCDETAEPKALPLSLLKKITHDFSDKQAIGRGGFAVVYKGMLENRTVAVKRMSNTYMYEKEFQREVECLMIAKHKNVVRFLGYCADTQGNMARYEGKFVMADVQQRLLCFEYLPKGSLHEYITDMSCGLQWRDRYQIITGICQGLHYLHHKHIVHLDLKPANILLDDDWVPKITDFGISRCFHEMQSQVITKIAGTPGYLAPESYNHTKVTYRHSYRLDIYSLGIVIIEILTGNKGYHDVDKVGDVLNKLHQDAPNTPRESSSEENATVVTVAGTNKYDSFWRNMANLDMFNETIHSLDPDIKRCFEYCSIFPRGSKLRMVELVHLWIAQGFVKISCATEDMEEVAEGYFQELVSRSFLQPEESSYDTGCFTIHDALLDLFDKVSGDCFRIENGHRGDGWEGDIRQDIQHLLIRYYDGKLITEKILGLENLLTLIVYKVDAAPVEERVIESICKRLPKLRVLAIPFILERYPGMEPNELSVPGSITQLKHLRYLAFRTNRACMLSIPRAPNKHHRVQVLDFGDGKLDEFNCVDLINLRHINSGSSQFPFRNISRLTSLQTIACAFRIRDAPGYEVKQLRDLNKLRGSLEINGLEIVKSKEEALESKLAAKERLSELKLQWRHSSPEVQAEVLEGLCPPVALQTLELHCYNGSRYPDWMVGKPDGGPKELQELLFWSCSQLEHAPEAFPHLRVLKLAYCNWDALPGNMEHLTSLKKLEIEWCSEIRSLPTLPQSLEEFSVEWCNDGFMKSCQIFGHPNWQKIEHIPRKTIEGLAPMQEVGIKIRSGINLLTSFWHRKKV, encoded by the exons ATGGATCACCAATCTGTTATTACACCATGGGACCTGGAGTGCATGCTATGTGATGAAACAGCAGAGCCGAAGGCCTTGCCGCTATCGCTTCTGAAAAAAATCACACATGATTTCTCTGATAAGCAGGCAATTGGTAGAGGTGGATTCGCGGTGGTTTATAAG GGAATGCTTGAGAATAGAACCGTGGCCGTGAAGAGAATGTCGAATACGTATATGTACGAGAAGGAGTTCCAGCGAGAAGTTGAATGTCTCATGATAGCGAAGCACAAAAATGTAGTACGGTTTCTAGGATATTGTGCTGACACACAAGGGAATATGGCAAGGTATGAAGGAAAATTCGTCATGGCAGATGTCCAGCAAAGGTTGCTATGTTTCGAGTATCTTCCTAAAGGGAGTCTTCATGAGTATATCACTG ATATGTCTTGTGGACTTCAGTGGAGAGACCGCTATCAGATTATCACGGGAATTTGTCAAGGGTTACATTATCTTCATCATAAACATATTGTCCACTTAGATCTAAAGCCCGCAAATATATTGTTGGATGATGATTGGGTACCAAAAATTACCGATTTCGGCATATCAAGGTGCTTTCATGAAATGCAAAGCCAAGTTATTACTAAAATAGCTGGAACGCC CGGATATTTGGCACCAGAATCTTATAACCATACTAAAGTCACATACCGGCATTCGTACCGGCTTGATATCTACAGTCTTGGTATAGTAATCATAGAGATACTCACTGGAAATAAGGGGTATCACGATGTTGACAAG GTCGGAGATGTTCTGAATAAACTGCATCAAGATGCACCTAACACGCCAAGAGAATCAAGCTCAGAG GAGAATGCCACTGTAGTTACAGTGGCAGGGACAAACAAATATGACAGTTTTTGGAGAAATATGGCAAACCTTGACATGTTCAATGAGACCATACATAGTCTTGATCCAGACATCAAGCGATGCTTTGAATATTGCAGTATTTTTCCCAGAGGATCCAAGTTGAGAATGGTCGAGTTAGTTCACCTGTGGATAGCGCAAGGGTTTGTCAAGATCAGTTGTGCAACAGAAGACATGGAAGAAGTAGCTGAGGGCTACTTTCAAGAGTTAGTGTCGCGCTCATTTCTGCAACCAGAAGAAAGTAGTTATGATACCGGTTGCTTCACAATTCATGATGCCCTGCTTGATTTATTCGACAAAGTTTCTGGAGATTGCTTCAGAATCGAGAATGGCCATAGAGGAGATGGCTGGGAAGGAGATATCCGTCAAGATATCCAGCATCTTTTAATTCGTTATTATGATGGCAAATTGATTACTGAGAAGATCCTTGGATTGGAAAATTTGCTCACTCTCATTGTTTATAAAGTTGACGCAGCACCAGTTGAGGAAAGAGTGATCGAGAGTATATGCAAGAGACTGCCGAAATTGCGGGTACTGGCCATTCCTTTCATCCTAGAACGTTATCCGGGGATGGAACCAAATGAGTTGTCTGTCCCAGGATCCATTACCCAGTTAAAGCACCTACGCTATCTTGCTTTCAGGACAAATAGAGCATGCATGTTAAGCATACCAAGAGCACCAAATAAACATCACCGTGTCCAGGTGCTAGATTTTGGTGATGGCAAATTGGATGAGTTTAACTGTGTTGACCTTATCAACCTGCGCCACATAAATTCCGGCTCATCGCAGTTCCCATTTCGTAACATAAGCAGGCTGACCTCACTCCAAACGATAGCATGTGCCTTCAGAATAAGGGATGCACCAGGATATGAGGTAAAGCAGCTGAGGGACCTAAACAAGCTTCGCGGCAGTCTGGAGATAAATGGTCTTGAAATTGTTAAAAGCAAGGAGGAAGCTCTTGAATCCAAACTAGCTGCCAAGGAACGGCTCAGCGAACTGAAACTGCAGTGGAGGCACAGTTCGCCAGAAGTCCAAGCAGAGGTACTTGAGGGCCTGTGCCCTCCCGTGGCGCTTCAAACACTGGAACTGCATTGCTACAATGGCTCGAGGTACCCAGATTGGATGGTTGGTAAGCCGGACGGTGGCCCAAAGGAGCTGCAAGAACTTTTGTTCTGGAGTTGCTCCCAACTAGAGCATGCTCCTGAGGCTTTCCCTCATCTGCGTGTGCTCAAGCTTGCATACTGTAATTGGGACGCCTTACCAGGCAATATGGAGCACCTCACATCACTCAAGAAACTGGAGATCGAGTGGTGCTCCGAAATCCGGTCGCTTCCAACACTGCCCCAGTCTCTTGAGGAGTTTTCTGTTGAGTGGTGCAATGATGGGTTTATGAAGTCTTGTCAAATATTCGGGCATCCAAACTGGCAAAAGATTGAGCACATCCCCAGGAAAACAATCGAAGGCCTAGCAC CTATGCAGGAAGTGGGAATCAAGATTCGGTCCGGCATCAATCTCCTGACAAGCTTTTGGCATCGCAAGAAAGTATGA
- the LOC123093514 gene encoding uncharacterized protein isoform X1 — MDHQSVITPWDLECMLCDETAEPKALPLSLLKKITHDFSDKQAIGRGGFAVVYKGMLENRTVAVKRMSNTYMYEKEFQREVECLMIAKHKNVVRFLGYCADTQGNMARYEGKFVMADVQQRLLCFEYLPKGSLHEYITDMSCGLQWRDRYQIITGICQGLHYLHHKHIVHLDLKPANILLDDDWVPKITDFGISRCFHEMQSQVITKIAGTPGYLAPESYNHTKVTYRHSYRLDIYSLGIVIIEILTGNKGYHDVDKVVESWSNMLEQSQSEVQKKQIRVCAQIGIECTNFDPAKRPDTLHIISRLDETESMGGYIKTGMITSQQVGDVLNKLHQDAPNTPRESSSEENATVVTVAGTNKYDSFWRNMANLDMFNETIHSLDPDIKRCFEYCSIFPRGSKLRMVELVHLWIAQGFVKISCATEDMEEVAEGYFQELVSRSFLQPEESSYDTGCFTIHDALLDLFDKVSGDCFRIENGHRGDGWEGDIRQDIQHLLIRYYDGKLITEKILGLENLLTLIVYKVDAAPVEERVIESICKRLPKLRVLAIPFILERYPGMEPNELSVPGSITQLKHLRYLAFRTNRACMLSIPRAPNKHHRVQVLDFGDGKLDEFNCVDLINLRHINSGSSQFPFRNISRLTSLQTIACAFRIRDAPGYEVKQLRDLNKLRGSLEINGLEIVKSKEEALESKLAAKERLSELKLQWRHSSPEVQAEVLEGLCPPVALQTLELHCYNGSRYPDWMVGKPDGGPKELQELLFWSCSQLEHAPEAFPHLRVLKLAYCNWDALPGNMEHLTSLKKLEIEWCSEIRSLPTLPQSLEEFSVEWCNDGFMKSCQIFGHPNWQKIEHIPRKTIEGLAPMQEVGIKIRSGINLLTSFWHRKKV; from the exons ATGGATCACCAATCTGTTATTACACCATGGGACCTGGAGTGCATGCTATGTGATGAAACAGCAGAGCCGAAGGCCTTGCCGCTATCGCTTCTGAAAAAAATCACACATGATTTCTCTGATAAGCAGGCAATTGGTAGAGGTGGATTCGCGGTGGTTTATAAG GGAATGCTTGAGAATAGAACCGTGGCCGTGAAGAGAATGTCGAATACGTATATGTACGAGAAGGAGTTCCAGCGAGAAGTTGAATGTCTCATGATAGCGAAGCACAAAAATGTAGTACGGTTTCTAGGATATTGTGCTGACACACAAGGGAATATGGCAAGGTATGAAGGAAAATTCGTCATGGCAGATGTCCAGCAAAGGTTGCTATGTTTCGAGTATCTTCCTAAAGGGAGTCTTCATGAGTATATCACTG ATATGTCTTGTGGACTTCAGTGGAGAGACCGCTATCAGATTATCACGGGAATTTGTCAAGGGTTACATTATCTTCATCATAAACATATTGTCCACTTAGATCTAAAGCCCGCAAATATATTGTTGGATGATGATTGGGTACCAAAAATTACCGATTTCGGCATATCAAGGTGCTTTCATGAAATGCAAAGCCAAGTTATTACTAAAATAGCTGGAACGCC CGGATATTTGGCACCAGAATCTTATAACCATACTAAAGTCACATACCGGCATTCGTACCGGCTTGATATCTACAGTCTTGGTATAGTAATCATAGAGATACTCACTGGAAATAAGGGGTATCACGATGTTGACAAG GTAGTTGAAAGTTGGAGTAACATGTTGGAGCAATCACAGAGCGAGGTACAGAAGAAACAAATACGAGTATGTGCTCAGATAGGAATAGAGTGCACAAACTTTGACCCGGCGAAGAGACCAGATACACTACATATAATTAGTAGACTCGATGAAACCGAAAGTATGGGCGGATATATCAAAACAGGCATGATTACTTCACAACAG GTCGGAGATGTTCTGAATAAACTGCATCAAGATGCACCTAACACGCCAAGAGAATCAAGCTCAGAG GAGAATGCCACTGTAGTTACAGTGGCAGGGACAAACAAATATGACAGTTTTTGGAGAAATATGGCAAACCTTGACATGTTCAATGAGACCATACATAGTCTTGATCCAGACATCAAGCGATGCTTTGAATATTGCAGTATTTTTCCCAGAGGATCCAAGTTGAGAATGGTCGAGTTAGTTCACCTGTGGATAGCGCAAGGGTTTGTCAAGATCAGTTGTGCAACAGAAGACATGGAAGAAGTAGCTGAGGGCTACTTTCAAGAGTTAGTGTCGCGCTCATTTCTGCAACCAGAAGAAAGTAGTTATGATACCGGTTGCTTCACAATTCATGATGCCCTGCTTGATTTATTCGACAAAGTTTCTGGAGATTGCTTCAGAATCGAGAATGGCCATAGAGGAGATGGCTGGGAAGGAGATATCCGTCAAGATATCCAGCATCTTTTAATTCGTTATTATGATGGCAAATTGATTACTGAGAAGATCCTTGGATTGGAAAATTTGCTCACTCTCATTGTTTATAAAGTTGACGCAGCACCAGTTGAGGAAAGAGTGATCGAGAGTATATGCAAGAGACTGCCGAAATTGCGGGTACTGGCCATTCCTTTCATCCTAGAACGTTATCCGGGGATGGAACCAAATGAGTTGTCTGTCCCAGGATCCATTACCCAGTTAAAGCACCTACGCTATCTTGCTTTCAGGACAAATAGAGCATGCATGTTAAGCATACCAAGAGCACCAAATAAACATCACCGTGTCCAGGTGCTAGATTTTGGTGATGGCAAATTGGATGAGTTTAACTGTGTTGACCTTATCAACCTGCGCCACATAAATTCCGGCTCATCGCAGTTCCCATTTCGTAACATAAGCAGGCTGACCTCACTCCAAACGATAGCATGTGCCTTCAGAATAAGGGATGCACCAGGATATGAGGTAAAGCAGCTGAGGGACCTAAACAAGCTTCGCGGCAGTCTGGAGATAAATGGTCTTGAAATTGTTAAAAGCAAGGAGGAAGCTCTTGAATCCAAACTAGCTGCCAAGGAACGGCTCAGCGAACTGAAACTGCAGTGGAGGCACAGTTCGCCAGAAGTCCAAGCAGAGGTACTTGAGGGCCTGTGCCCTCCCGTGGCGCTTCAAACACTGGAACTGCATTGCTACAATGGCTCGAGGTACCCAGATTGGATGGTTGGTAAGCCGGACGGTGGCCCAAAGGAGCTGCAAGAACTTTTGTTCTGGAGTTGCTCCCAACTAGAGCATGCTCCTGAGGCTTTCCCTCATCTGCGTGTGCTCAAGCTTGCATACTGTAATTGGGACGCCTTACCAGGCAATATGGAGCACCTCACATCACTCAAGAAACTGGAGATCGAGTGGTGCTCCGAAATCCGGTCGCTTCCAACACTGCCCCAGTCTCTTGAGGAGTTTTCTGTTGAGTGGTGCAATGATGGGTTTATGAAGTCTTGTCAAATATTCGGGCATCCAAACTGGCAAAAGATTGAGCACATCCCCAGGAAAACAATCGAAGGCCTAGCAC CTATGCAGGAAGTGGGAATCAAGATTCGGTCCGGCATCAATCTCCTGACAAGCTTTTGGCATCGCAAGAAAGTATGA